One window of Dehalobacterium formicoaceticum genomic DNA carries:
- the metA gene encoding homoserine O-acetyltransferase MetA, with the protein MPVIIPNDLPARDTLARENIFFMDESQAFRQDIRPLEIAIVNLMPTKIATETQLIRLLGNTPLQVRIKLLTTETYKSKNTPEEHLLSFYSGFSDIKDLKFDGMIITGAPVEKLEFSEVDYWEELVQIMDYSRTHVTSTLHICWGAQAGLYHHYGVPKYLLREKIFGVFPQRVLVKGNNLLKGFDDVFYVPHSRYTEVRRKDIDQIPELVVLADSDQSGVCIAASRNGRQIFLTGHGEYDPLTLSTEYNRDLDQGLPICIPQNYYCGDDPAQEPIVTWRGHANLLYYNWLNYSVYQATPYNLNEITGWQEEAW; encoded by the coding sequence ATGCCTGTAATTATTCCTAATGATTTACCGGCCAGAGACACTCTAGCCAGAGAAAATATATTCTTTATGGATGAAAGTCAAGCCTTTCGTCAGGATATTCGTCCTTTGGAAATCGCCATCGTTAATTTGATGCCGACAAAAATTGCAACAGAAACTCAATTAATTCGCTTGTTAGGGAACACGCCTTTGCAGGTAAGAATAAAGCTGTTAACGACGGAAACATACAAGTCGAAGAATACACCCGAGGAGCACCTGCTCAGTTTTTATAGCGGGTTCAGTGATATTAAAGATTTGAAGTTTGACGGCATGATTATTACAGGTGCACCGGTGGAAAAATTAGAGTTTTCGGAGGTGGATTATTGGGAAGAATTAGTTCAAATTATGGATTATTCCAGAACCCATGTTACCTCCACCTTGCATATTTGTTGGGGCGCCCAAGCCGGACTTTATCATCATTATGGAGTGCCTAAGTATTTATTAAGAGAGAAAATTTTCGGTGTTTTTCCCCAACGGGTTCTTGTTAAGGGCAATAATTTGTTAAAAGGATTTGATGATGTCTTTTATGTACCTCATTCCCGTTATACGGAAGTGCGGCGGAAAGATATTGATCAAATTCCGGAATTGGTTGTACTAGCTGATTCGGATCAATCGGGGGTTTGCATTGCAGCCTCCCGTAATGGCCGCCAGATTTTTCTAACCGGTCATGGGGAGTATGATCCGCTGACTTTGAGTACAGAATATAATCGAGATCTAGACCAGGGATTACCGATCTGCATACCCCAAAATTATTATTGCGGAGATGATCCCGCACAAGAACCTATCGTAACTTGGCGTGGACACGCTAACCTCCTTTATTATAATTGGCTCAATTATTCAGTATATCAAGCGACACCGTATAATTTGAATGAGATTACAGGATGGCAGGAAGAGGCTTGGTGA
- the nifS gene encoding cysteine desulfurase NifS: MKKVYMDHSATTPLHPEVIDLMKFAMEHVYGNPSSLYSLGQEAKKYVDEARQKVADLIGAGFDEIYFTGGGTESDNLAIQGAVYGNEKKGNHIITSAVEHPAVLDCCRNLEKKGYELTILPVDQYGMVDPEEVNKAIKKNTVLISVMHGNNENGTIQPVQEISKIAKKQGIFFHTDCVQTVGKIPVHVDDLGADLLTISSHKIYGPKGVGLLYKRKGVRVQPLIYGGGQERRIRSGTENTLGIIGFGKAAEIAARDLETENRRVKVLRDKLIKGVLEKIPQSYLNGHKEKRLPHNAHFSFAYVEGESLLLSLDMKGIAVSTGSACSSTSLQASHVLIACGQSQELVHGSIRFTLGRDNTEEDVDYVLSVLPGVVERFRSFSPLGGENAL, encoded by the coding sequence ATGAAAAAAGTGTACATGGATCACAGTGCCACCACACCCCTTCATCCGGAAGTTATCGATTTGATGAAATTCGCTATGGAGCATGTTTATGGAAATCCATCGAGCCTGTATTCTCTTGGACAGGAAGCGAAAAAATATGTGGACGAGGCCAGGCAAAAAGTGGCTGATTTAATCGGGGCTGGTTTTGATGAGATTTATTTTACCGGAGGGGGAACGGAGTCAGATAATCTTGCCATCCAGGGAGCTGTCTATGGTAATGAGAAAAAAGGCAACCACATCATTACCTCAGCCGTGGAACATCCGGCTGTTTTAGATTGCTGCCGAAATTTAGAGAAAAAAGGTTATGAACTGACGATTTTACCTGTGGATCAATATGGGATGGTGGATCCGGAGGAAGTAAATAAAGCGATTAAAAAAAATACCGTGTTAATATCAGTAATGCATGGTAATAATGAAAACGGAACGATCCAACCTGTTCAAGAAATCAGCAAAATTGCCAAGAAACAGGGTATTTTCTTTCATACCGATTGTGTGCAAACTGTTGGTAAAATTCCAGTCCATGTGGATGATTTAGGAGCAGATCTCTTAACCATTTCCTCTCATAAAATTTATGGGCCGAAGGGAGTGGGGCTGCTTTATAAAAGAAAGGGTGTCCGGGTGCAGCCTCTTATCTATGGCGGCGGACAAGAAAGAAGGATTCGTTCCGGAACGGAAAATACCCTGGGCATCATAGGTTTTGGTAAAGCAGCCGAAATTGCTGCCCGTGATCTGGAGACAGAAAACCGACGGGTTAAGGTTTTACGGGATAAACTCATTAAAGGGGTTCTGGAGAAAATTCCCCAGTCCTATTTAAACGGACATAAGGAAAAACGACTGCCCCATAATGCTCATTTTAGTTTTGCCTATGTGGAGGGAGAATCCCTGTTATTAAGTCTGGACATGAAAGGTATTGCTGTTTCTACCGGTTCTGCCTGCAGTTCTACTTCCTTACAGGCTTCTCATGTCTTAATTGCTTGCGGACAATCCCAGGAACTGGTACATGGCTCAATCAGATTTACCTTGGGGAGAGATAACACAGAAGAAGATGTTGACTATGTATTAAGTGTACTTCCCGGCGTGGTGGAACGTTTCCGGAGTTTTTCACCTCTGGGCGG